The proteins below are encoded in one region of Penicillium psychrofluorescens genome assembly, chromosome: 4:
- a CDS encoding uncharacterized protein (ID:PFLUO_007050-T1.cds;~source:funannotate), protein MTSSPSFRSQYRSYSSGPGRTMSSSKNVSGERTALLGSNSSTPRSLSGLSGHEHTDHGQHHHHPQDSRTWARWPTMVVRLTWLTLVRDYVNLLLVFVPLGIIAGALHWDPAAVFTLNFFAIIPLASLLSFATEELAAVMGQALGGLMNATFGNAVELIVSIIALKDHQIRVVQASMLGSILSNILLVLGCCFFIGGLRYPEQSFNSTVASTMSSLMTIASASLIIPATLYAALSHSKSSAEKNILILSHGTAVILLVLYVMYLYFQLRSHSHLFEEANESDTENADGSDAEEEEHRILSPLAATVALILVTILVAVCADYLVGSIDSIVEKTGMSKTFIGLVLIPIVGNAAEHVTAVVVAYKNKMDLAIGVAIGSSLQIALFVTPFLVILGWIMNINMTLHFQIFETVAFFIAGLVVTFLIQDGKSNYLEGGMCLGMYLILALAFYVYPDDATDTVGQLNWLFN, encoded by the exons ATGA cttcctcgcccagttTCCGCTCGCAGTATCGAAGCTACAGCTCCGGTCCGGGACGGACAATGTCCTCTAGCAAGAACGTATCCGGGGAGCGCACCGCTCTGCTGGGTAGCAACAGCAGCACGCCCCGTTCCCTCTCGGGTCTCTCGGGCCATGAGCATACCGatcatggccagcatcatcatcatccccagGACAGTCGGACCTGGGCCCGCTGGCCCACGATGGTCGTCCGTCTGACCTGGCTGACTCTCGTCCGGGACTATGTGAACCTCCTGCTCGTCTTTGTTCCCTTGGGCATCATCGCGGGCGCCCTGCACTGGGACCCCGCGGCTGTCTTCACTCTGAATTTCTTTGCGATTATCCCCCTTGCTTCGCTGCTCAGCTTCGCTaccgaggagctggcggcggtgatggggCAAGCTCTGGGCGGTCTGATGAATGCGACGTTCGGGAACGCCGTGGAATTGATTGTCAGCATCATTGCCCTCAAGGACCACCAGATCCGCGTGGTCCAGGCCAGCATGCTCGGCAGCATCCTGTCCAACATCCTGCTAGTGCTaggctgctgcttcttcattgGCGGGCTCCGCTACCCCGAGCAGAGCTTCAACAGCACGGTGGCGTCAACCATGTCGTCGCTGATGACCATCGCGTCCGCCTCGCTGATCATCCCGGCCACCCTCTACGCCGCCCTGTCCCACTCCAAgtccagcgccgagaagaacATCCTGATTCTCTCGCACGGCACGGCCGTcatcctgctcgtcctcTACGTGATGTACCTCTACTTCCAGCTGCGCTCGCACTCCCATCTCTTCGAAGAGGCTAACGAGAGCGACACCGAGAATGCCGACGGCTCcgacgccgaagaagaagagcaccgGATCCTAAGCCCTCTAGCCGCCACCGTGGCATTGATCCTCGTGACCATCCTGGTAGCCGTCTGCGCGGACTACCTGGTCGGCAGCATCGACAGCATCGTGGAGAAGACCGGTATGAGCAAGACGTTTATCGGGTTGGTCCTGATCCCCATCGTGGGCAACGCGGCCGAGCACGTCAccgccgtcgtcgtcgcctACAAGAACAAGATGGACCTGGCCATTGGCGTCGCTATCGGCAGCAGCTTGCAGATCGCCCTCTTCGTCACTCCCTTCCTGGTCATCTTGGGCTGGATCATGAATATTAACATGACACTGCATttccagatcttcgagaCGGTTGCGTTCTTTATTGCTGGGCTGGTGGTTACGTTCCTTATCCAGGATGGTAAATCCAACTATCTGGAAGGGGGGATGTGCTTGGGCATGTACCTGATTCTGGCGCTGGCCTTCTACGTCTACCCCGATGATGCTACGGATACTGTTGGCCAGCTGAACTGGCTGTTCAACTGA
- a CDS encoding uncharacterized protein (ID:PFLUO_007051-T1.cds;~source:funannotate): MPWRPLPRIAFAVAIYPFHPSSPDDLPLELGDELYIIEQGGTDGEWCRGYLVAPPSLLAGLTSTKGQTLEARVFSGIFPRNCVEIREVLGDGAEGYKGVNGDRKSIDGLTLPGGDADIVSRSSAAYSLNESQAGVEVSDVVVAKKGKPAQIVIHKMEEPDLASPRSIRTFKTGSVPPTPFTPFTFAPRDPSAPKPAAPVPMLKIGDETPTSLTEPLVDEIASCLREWHSTNLHELLLARQYDVLEEMTTIVQDLDLARRQMLHNVLTGQEKEALRGETVWKLVKANKMLSKDVIVRDPEARGRLLTGDDSAIQLAKLQSEMGMLESQPTQNSDATALHHLLLEIDAVSGNTPGPVTLALQLYSRTDSGPLSPLSEAYTLDIPSPDKFISMTQSNKLKTLCTELASTDIGDGSTNGPQLYLVVSVRAQETRPVAGALPQPRTSTSREAQAAPKGVNTGNVQSPAKGSLRTRRSMMWAPKSRGGPGLDQSPQQQQQQQPRPSTQAAPPQSSSSSTTKEQNTTQSTPSKETATIRTVGVGILEVSPILKQDKDIEQVVDIWSPPREGDEGEGLTEGFDNLIRTLLPSPTGRYMRSDPAARLHLHLHPFASSDLDTLVRENPTILHDVVQTPRIGFSKAPSRPRSDIYVTISQAVFPTDALLSHPSVGQIPLQLLTGLHNLQLTLEVRNASGARVERCIFPSSSTTSHTAWRTTIAERGTPWNQTIRLNVPTEQIPGSHMVMSVADAPEFPFALAWMPLWDQQAFMRDGRHSLLLHAYDKQTSSIENGKGAYLNLPWSALGKNESTKDEAVTGPLATLCLETHLCSTEYSQDQAILGLLNWKERPVEEVLDTLKRLLFVPEIEIVKQLRGVFDALFGILVENAGNEEYEDLIFNDLVTVLGIVHDRRFDLGPLVDHYADDQFNFPFVTPCLIRSYLRLLGSTDDARQSRNLRAAFKVGRHLLKFIINARGQQKAKEEGIGITTVQSTFNRDLHTIFKSLESLMKNPSPALVGSKTLVVQHFHTWLPELSKVFERDEMIMIALSFMDSCNDVTGMLILYKLVLIQNYTQFEIFASGEERQTLISSCVSWLAPYWGSTGSVSDLYRDQVRLSSAIVARLLSQPDPQLYDFMPSIVASYCAIATEGVDETEYLSLLFSKSFPFQVKTSQTPQSFDESLVELSALMASLAKIVNPKIPSLKELELATFIAQAFEAHNSILDCEAYPENWFSIHVYNHRATVKSLEHLALLLIDNFIPAPDDADNFDTKLWESFFTTILKVISSDALALETFPEQKRRAVWKIAGDVREQGADLLHNTWEAIGWETTDDEREKYRLKRLGGYQVQYVPGLVFPIIGLCLSMHEGLRHVAVHILRTMILSEWELNEDISIIETEIISSLDSLFKSRHMGENVGHKVFVGELMDLFENETMSDEGLSNALKSLISTVDELLDLLVASQSGSTTQSLHALKLMEYMKDMGREDIFIRYVHELADAQAAAGNLTEAGLALQFHADLYEWDVTKSLPELLTPPLPAQSPFERKEALYFSMIQHFENAMAWAPALACYKELSAHYESTTMDFAKLSRAQSSMARIYESLAKDGKQYPRYFRVVYKGLGFPAGIREKEFIVEASPTERMASFVDRMQRDHPTAQIMSSNGEIPDYEGQFLQISAVSAQREVSHPVYQRSKVPGSVREHLLVSNPSRFSATSRRHTGGSDVREQYTEKFIFTVAEPFPNILRRSEIIFVEEVALSPLQTAIERTWRKTQELQILERRAAEDNNLANLTEALEQLLDQSSSSSNCVALYRKFLSGPQGEKRKALAEEEGEDEAEGDAEAADEDEEETTEPVDPMENALAVALIDHALAIKHALSQYQRPAQTATQSELMRRFEAVFEPELASLASSSPETDTPTPTQPTGQSPMPMERHQSVKRSASPEQEPTRSSRGKGHTRKRSDRQSVSHRISVINPFKRSHNGGSNSIFTIQQSDIKAAGISSVGEGEEGAEDDAATIHSRATSRSRGGGRSEKRRSFFGGDKLHKHGSTPSVANADEAQSSQLKSQASRSQSRDTAGHDDSRRRSGSQPPGSAPNGGTSGGPKSGGWSTLPSTRDYSRPATRDSTTMPPPSTTNGTAAPAAVNSKEPPVRDSMFRRFSLLKGVGRKSSRMDFRSNGTLQEE, translated from the coding sequence ATGCCATGGCGGCCGCTGCCTCGCATTGCCTTTGCGGTGGCCATATACCCCTTCCACCCGTCCTCCCCGGATGATCTCCCCCTGGAACTTGGAGATGAATTGTATATTATTGAGCAAGGCGGCACAGATGGCGAATGGTGTCGCGGCTACCTCGTGGCTCCGCCCTCGCTCCTGGCGGGTTTGACAAGCACCAAAGGCCAGACGCTGGAAGCCCGCGTGTTTTCTGGCATTTTCCCGCGCAACTGTGTGGAGATCCGGGAAGTGCTCGGCGACGGAGCGGAGGGCTACAAGGGCGTCAACGGTGACCGGAAGAGTATCGATGGACTGACCCTGCCGGGCGGGGACGCCGACATCGTATCTCGGAGCAGTGCGGCGTACTCGCTGAATGAGTCGCAAGCTGGCGTCGAGGTCTCGGACGTGGTGGTCGCGAAAAAGGGCAAACCGGCGCAAATCGTCATCCATAAAATGGAGGAGCCAGATCTGGCAAGCCCACGGTCCATTCGAACTTTCAAAACCGGCTCGGTCCCGCCGACCCCTTTTACCCCGTTTACCTTTGCTCCTCGCGACCCGAGTGCGCCGAAGCCTGCTGCCCCGGTACCCATGCTCAAGATTGGTGATGAAACCCCGACCTCTCTCACAGAGCCTCTGGTGGACGAAATCGCGTCCTGTCTGCGCGAATGGCACTCCACCAATCTGCACGAGCTGCTTCTGGCTCGTCAATACGATGTATTGGAGGAAATGACGACCATTGTTCAGGATCTGGATTTGGCACGGCGACAAATGCTGCACAACGTCCTGACCGgccaggagaaggaagcctTGCGTGGCGAGACCGTTTGGAAACTGGTCAAGGCCAACAAGATGCTCTCGAAAGATGTGATTGTTCGGGATCCGGAAGCGAGGGGCCGTCTTCTGACTGGCGACGATTCCGCCATTCAATTGGCAAAGCTGCAGTCGGAGATGGGCATGCTCGAGAGCCAGCCCACTCAGAATTCGGATGCTACGGCTCTGCACCATCTCCTGCTTGAAATCGATGCGGTCTCTGGCAACACCCCGGGTCCTGTGACTCTCGCTTTACAGCTCTATTCTCGGACAGACTCCGGTCCTCTGAGCCCGTTGTCGGAAGCTTATACATTGGACATTCCGTCTCCTGACAAGTTCATCAGCATGACCCAGAGCAACAAGTTGAAGACCCTCTGCACGGAACTGGCCTCAACAGATATCGGGGATGGGTCAACTAATGGCCCGCAGCTATATCTGGTGGTTTCTGTACGCGCCCAGGAAACGCGTCCAGTCGCTGGTGCCCTTCCCCAGCCTCGCACCTCGACATCGAGAGAGGCCCAGGCCGCGCCCAAGGGAGTCAATACTGGCAATGTCCAGTCCCCGGCCAAGGGAAGCTTGAGGACACGGCGCAGCATGATGTGGGCTCCCAAATCTCGTGGCGGGCCAGGCCTGGATCAGtcaccgcagcagcagcaacaacaacagcccAGACCCAGCACCCAGGCAGCACCCCCTCAATCGAGCAGCTCTTCCACCACAAAGGAACAAAACACCACCCAGTCCACTCCGTCCAAGGAGACTGCCACCATCCGCACTGTTGGTGTTGGCATTTTGGAAGTATCACCAATTCTCAAACAAGACAAAGACATAGAACAAGTGGTTGATATCTGGTCCCCGCCTCGAGAGGGTGATGAAGGTGAAGGCCTCACCGAAGGGTTCGACAACTTGATCCGTACACTCCTCCCCAGCCCTACAGGCCGCTATATGCGTTCAGACCCAGCTGCTCGTCTACATCTCCACTTGCATCCTTTCGCCAGCAGCGATTTGGATACACTCGTCCGCGAAAATCCCACCATCTTGCACGATGTCGTGCAGACTCCCCGCATCGGATTCTCCAAGGCGCCCTCACGCCCAAGGTCCGATATCTACGTGACTATCTCCCAGGCCGTATTTCCCACAGACGCCCTCTTGTCTCATCCATCAGTTGGCCAGATTCCTCTGCAGCTGCTCACTGGGCTTCATAACCTTCAACTCACGCTGGAGGTGCGCAATGCATCCGGGGCGCGTGTCGAACGATGCATTTTCCCGTCATCGTCCACCACTTCGCATACCGCCTGGCGCACTACGATCGCTGAACGGGGTACACCATGGAACCAGACAATCCGTCTCAATGTCCCCACAGAGCAGATTCCTGGCTCTCACATGGTCATGAGTGTCGCTGATGCTCCGGAGTTTCCCTTTGCTCTTGCTTGGATGCCTCTTTGGGACCAGCAGGCTTTCATGCGGGATGGTCGCCAttctcttctgctgcatGCTTATGACAAACAAACCTCGAGCATCGAGAATGGCAAGGGTGCCTATCTGAACCTCCCCTGGAGCGCGCTTGGCAAGAATGAGTCTACCAAGGACGAGGCGGTTACGGGACCATTGGCCACTCTCTGTCTTGAAACTCACCTGTGCAGCACGGAATACTCCCAAGACCAGGCCATTCTGGGTCTGTTGAACTGGAAAGAACGGCCAGTGGAAGAGGTACTGGATACCCTGAAGAGGTTACTCTTCGTGCCTGAGATCGAAATCGTCAAGCAACTCCGTGGCGTATTCGACGCGCTGTTTGGGATTCTGGTCGAAAATGCCGGTAATGAGGAGTATGAAGATCTGATTTTCAACGACCTGGTCACTGTCCTGGGTATTGTTCATGATCGACGTTTCGATCTGGGGCCGCTGGTCGACCACTACGCTGACGATCAATTCAACTTTCCTTTCGTCACGCCGTGCCTCATCCGGAGCTACCTGCGTCTTTTGGGCTCGACAGACGATGCCCGGCAATCCCGCAATCTTCGTGCTGCCTTCAAGGTTGGCCGTCACCTGCTGAAATTCATCATCAATGCTCGTGGGCAGCAAaaggccaaggaagaaggCATTGGCATTACTACAGTCCAGTCCACCTTTAACAGGGATCTACACACAATCTTCAAGTCTCTTGAGTCTTTGATGAAGAACCCCTCTCCAGCCCTGGTGGGCAGCAAGACACTGGTGGTCCAACATTTCCACACCTGGCTTCCCGAGCTCTCCAAGGTCTTTGAACGTGATGAGATGATTATGATCGCCCTCAGCTTCATGGATTCATGCAACGATGTGACGGGCATGCTTATTCTTTACAAGCTGGTGCTCATCCAAAACTACACCCAGTTCGAGATCTTTGCCTCGGGAGAGGAACGACAGACCCTGATCTCCAGCTGTGTGAGCTGGCTGGCACCGTACTGGGGTTCCACCGGAAGTGTCTCCGATCTGTACCGCGACCAAGTCCGATTGAGCAGTGCCATCGTCGCTCGCTTGCTCAGCCAACCTGACCCTCAACTGTACGACTTCATGCCAAGCATCGTGGCCTCCTATTGCGCTATCGCGACGGAGGGCGTGGATGAAACTGAGTACCTCTCCTTGCTGTTTAGCAAGTCTTTCCCTTTCCAGGTGAAAACGTCTCAGACTCCCCAGAGCTTTGACGAGTCTCTCGTCGAGCTCTCTGCGCTCATGGCTTCCCTGGCCAAGATCGTGAACCCCAAGATTCCTTCTCTCAAGGAATTGGAGCTCGCAACCTTCATCGCACAGGCCTTTGAAGCACACAATTCAATTCTGGACTGTGAGGCCTATCCCGAGAACTGGTTCAGCATCCACGTCTACAACCACCGTGCGACTGTCAAGAGTCTCGAGCATCTTGCCTTGCTGTTGATCGACAATTTCATCCCTGCTCCCGATGACGCTGATAACTTCGATACGAAGCTCTGGGAATCGTTCTTCACAACCATACTCAAGGTTATCTCCAGCGACGCGCTTGCTCTGGAGACTTTCCCCGAGCAGAAGCGACGCGCTGTCTGGAAAATTGCTGGAGATGTGCGCGAGCAAGGTGCCGATCTGCTGCACAACACCTGGGAGGCGATCGGTTGGGAGACTACCgatgatgagagagagaagtaCAGACTGAAACGGCTGGGTGGTTATCAAGTGCAATACGTCCCCGGCTTGGTGTTTCCGATCATTGGGCTGTGCCTCAGCATGCATGAGGGTCTTCGTCATGTGGCTGTTCACATTCTTCGGACAATGATCCTGAGTGAGTGGGAACTGAACGAGGATATCTCTATCATCGAGAcggagatcatctccagtCTGGATTCGCTCTTCAAGTCCAGACACATGGGTGAGAACGTGGGTCACAAGGTCTTCGTCGGCGAGTTGATGGACCTCTTCGAAAATGAAACAATGTCCGATGAGGGTTTGTCAAACGCCCTCAAATCCCTCATCTCGACGGTTGATGAGCTGCTTGATCTCTTGGTTGCTTCCCAGAGCGGCTCAACGACGCAGAGTCTGCACGCGCTCAAACTCATGGAGTACATGAAGGACATGGGCCGCGAGGATATTTTCATCCGCTACGTTCACGAACTGGCTGATGCTCAGGCCGCAGCAGGCAACCTCACCGAGGCCGGTCTAGCCCTCCAATTCCACGCCGATCTTTATGAGTGGGATGTTACCAAGTCTCTGCCCGAGCTGCTCACGCCGCCTTTGCCGGCACAAAGTCCTTTTGAGCGGAAGGAGGCGCTTTACTTCTCCATGATCCAGCACTTTGAGAATGCCATGGCCTGGGCGCCTGCGCTGGCCTGCTACAAGGAGCTATCCGCTCATTACGAGAGCACCACGATGGATTTCGCCAAGCTATCGCGAGCACAAAGCTCCATGGCTCGCATCTACGAATCCCTCGCCAAGGACGGCAAACAATACCCCCGGTACTTCCGCGTTGTCTACAAGGGCCTTGGGTTCCCTGCAGGTATTCGTGAGAAAGAATTCATCGTTGAAGCGTCACCGACGGAACGGATGGCCTCCTTCGTGGATCGCATGCAGCGCGATCACCCTACCGCGCAGATCATGTCTTCTAACGGAGAGATCCCCGACTATGAGGGCCAGTTCCTTCAGATCAGTGCCGTCAGCGCCCAGCGCGAGGTGTCCCACCCTGTCTACCAGCGATCCAAGGTGCCTGGCTCCGTCCGCGAACATCTGCTGGTCTCCAACCCGTCTCGTTTTTCTGCTACTTCCCGGAGACACACGGGCGGCTCGGATGTTCGCGAGCAGTATACCGAGAAATTCATTTTCACTGTTGCCGAGCCGTTCCCCAACATCCTACGTCGAAGTGAGATCATCTTCGTTGAGGAGGTTGCCCTATCGCCCCTGCAGACCGCTATCGAGCGAACGTGGCGCAAGACGCAAGAGCTGCAGATTCTGGAACGTCGCGCGGCTGAAGACAACAACTTGGCGAATCTGACCGAAGCCCTTGAGCAACTCCTGGACCaatcgtcttcatcatccaacTGTGTGGCCCTGTATCGCAAGTTCCTTTCTGGTCCACAGGGAGAGAAACGCAAGGCTctggccgaagaggagggggaggatgaggcggAGGGAGATGCCGAGGctgcagatgaagatgaagaagaaactaCAGAGCCTGTAGATCCCATGGAGAACGCACTTGCCGTTGCCCTCATCGACCACGCCCTGGCCATCAAGCATGCTCTATCCCAGTACCAGCGGCCTGCTCAGACCGCCACCCAGTCCGAGTTGATGCGGCGTTTCGAGGCCGTATTTGAACCTGAGCTGGCGTCTCttgcctcttcttccccagaGACGGATACGCCGACCCCAACGCAGCCAACCGGTCAATCTCCCATGCCGATGGAGCGGCACCAGAGTGTCAAGCGCTCAGCCAGTCCGGAGCAAGAGCCGACCCGGTCATCTCGTGGAAAGGGCCACACGCGCAAGCGCTCTGACCGGCAATCCGTCAGCCATCGCATCAGCGTCATCAACCCGTTCAAGCGCTCCCACAACGGCGGGTCCAATTCCATCTTCACGATTCAGCAGTCCGACATCAAGGCCGCTGGCATCTCCAGTGTtggcgagggcgaggagggcgcgGAGGACGACGCAGCCACCATCCACAGCCGCGCGACCAGTCGCTCGCGCGGAGGCGGCCGGAGTGAGAAACGACGcagcttcttcggcggcgaCAAGCTGCACAAGCACGGCTCCACGCCATCTGtcgccaacgccgacgaggcgcaGTCTTCGCAGTTGAAGAGCCAAGCATCGCGCAGCCAATCGCGCGACACCGCGGGCCACGACGACAGCAGGCGTCGCTCGGGCTCTCAGCCACCCGGGTCTGCTCCGAACGGCGGCACCAGCGGCGGCCCCAAGTCCGGCGGCTGGTCCACGTTGCCCTCGACGCGCGATTATTCTCGTCCAGCGACGCGCGACAGCACGACGATGCCGCCGCCCTCTACCACCAACGGCACGGCGGCCCCCGCAGCGGTCAATAGCAAAGAACCCCCCGTGCGAGACTCGATGTTCCGTCGGTTCAGCCTCCTCAAGGGCGTCGGGCGTAAGAGCAGTCGTATGGACTTCCGATCTAATGGCACATTACAGGAGGAGTAA